In Chloroflexota bacterium, the following are encoded in one genomic region:
- a CDS encoding methylated-DNA--[protein]-cysteine S-methyltransferase: MELPAYMRIPSRFGALGLAWLGTPNGPRVIRIYLPNELPRGLPVVKAASDSPIAELAARIKAYLAGEPVVFDLDLLLLEQCAEFQRKVLVAEFGIPRGWVSTYARIAAHLQAPRAERAVGTALARNPFPIVIPCHRAVRSDGSLGGYRGGLPMKRALLEMEGVAFEDGGRVRMDKVWY; the protein is encoded by the coding sequence ATGGAATTGCCTGCGTACATGCGCATCCCCTCTCGTTTCGGGGCGCTGGGCCTGGCGTGGCTGGGCACTCCGAATGGCCCTCGCGTCATCCGCATCTACCTGCCCAACGAATTGCCCCGCGGATTGCCGGTCGTTAAGGCTGCATCCGATTCCCCCATTGCGGAACTGGCCGCTCGCATAAAGGCGTATTTGGCGGGCGAGCCGGTCGTCTTTGACCTGGACCTGCTGCTCCTGGAGCAGTGCGCGGAGTTCCAGCGAAAGGTGCTGGTGGCCGAGTTTGGTATTCCGCGCGGATGGGTGAGCACCTACGCCCGCATCGCCGCGCATCTGCAAGCGCCACGGGCGGAGCGGGCGGTTGGCACGGCCCTGGCCCGCAATCCTTTCCCTATCGTCATCCCCTGCCACCGCGCCGTGCGCTCGGACGGGAGCCTGGGCGGCTACCGCGGCGGCCTGCCCATGAAGCGGGCGTTGTTGGAGATGGAGGGTGTTGCCTTTGAGGACGGGGGGCGCGTGCGGATGGATAAGGTCTGGTACTAG
- the larA gene encoding nickel-dependent lactate racemase, with amino-acid sequence MNGRILEMPWGREILPLQLPENWTLVGIHEPASLPPAPDAAEETRRSLQQPFGSPRLRELAHAGMKVALVVDDGSRPTPAAVLVGAALAELQAAGVARGDITLVPALGVHRPMTEAELAARVGPDNFAGLRWENPDGDDPAKQAFLGVTQRGTPVRIHKTVAEADLVVSVGCIEPHIIASFGGGFKNIVPGVAARETIARNHALNCTPATFNMVGQPIERNPMRLDLEEAGRMLKQPAFVVNAVLDSRQRVVRVVSGDFIAAHREGVRTSAALYGVAVPAPADVVITDSNPMNQDLRQGVKALANTIRAVRRGGVLITLVKADEGVGVFGLASRRLPLGRGALRVLAPLLLKVVPKMKMRGMGEEDRFFLYFALQAMRHATLVIYAPTIPAEVRGNLPFVEFADTPEAAIALARRRLPKGATVRAFPHGGITFPVLD; translated from the coding sequence ATGAACGGTCGGATCCTGGAAATGCCCTGGGGAAGGGAGATTTTGCCCCTTCAACTGCCCGAAAACTGGACTTTGGTTGGCATTCATGAACCGGCCTCGCTTCCGCCAGCGCCCGACGCCGCCGAAGAGACGCGGCGGAGTTTGCAGCAGCCGTTCGGCTCGCCGCGCCTGCGAGAACTGGCCCACGCCGGGATGAAAGTGGCGCTGGTGGTGGACGACGGCAGCCGGCCGACGCCGGCCGCCGTGCTGGTGGGCGCGGCGCTTGCGGAACTCCAAGCGGCGGGCGTGGCCCGAGGCGACATCACGCTGGTGCCGGCCCTGGGCGTCCACAGGCCCATGACCGAGGCCGAACTGGCTGCTCGGGTCGGGCCGGACAACTTCGCCGGCTTGCGTTGGGAAAACCCGGACGGCGACGATCCCGCCAAACAGGCGTTCCTGGGCGTTACGCAGCGGGGAACACCGGTGCGGATTCACAAGACCGTCGCCGAGGCCGATCTGGTAGTTTCCGTCGGCTGCATTGAGCCGCATATCATCGCCAGTTTCGGCGGCGGGTTCAAGAACATCGTGCCGGGAGTTGCGGCCCGCGAGACCATCGCCCGCAACCACGCGTTGAATTGCACGCCGGCCACCTTCAACATGGTGGGGCAGCCCATTGAGCGCAACCCCATGCGTTTGGACTTGGAGGAGGCCGGGCGTATGCTCAAGCAACCCGCGTTCGTCGTCAACGCCGTGCTGGACAGCCGCCAGCGGGTGGTGCGGGTGGTGTCGGGGGATTTCATCGCCGCTCACCGCGAAGGTGTCCGCACGAGCGCGGCTCTTTACGGCGTGGCGGTGCCTGCCCCCGCCGATGTAGTCATCACCGATTCCAATCCCATGAATCAGGATTTGCGCCAGGGGGTGAAGGCGCTCGCGAATACGATTCGCGCCGTGCGGCGTGGCGGTGTCCTCATCACGCTGGTGAAGGCCGACGAAGGGGTGGGCGTATTCGGGCTGGCCAGTCGGAGGTTGCCATTGGGACGGGGCGCGCTGCGGGTGCTGGCTCCGCTTCTGCTGAAGGTTGTCCCGAAGATGAAGATGCGCGGCATGGGCGAGGAGGATCGCTTCTTCCTGTACTTTGCCTTGCAGGCCATGCGCCACGCCACGCTGGTCATCTACGCGCCGACCATCCCTGCCGAGGTGCGCGGCAATCTCCCGTTCGTGGAGTTCGCCGATACGCCCGAGGCGGCCATTGCCCTCGCCCGCCGTCGGCTTCCGAAGGGGGCCACGGTTCGCGCCTTCCCCCACGGCGGCATCACGTTCCCGGTGCTAGACTGA
- a CDS encoding thiamine pyrophosphate-binding protein, whose amino-acid sequence MGAIMGADVLVKCLIQENVRFVFGIPGGQLCPILDAIRRFGGDAGLQFIMTRHEQAAAHMADAYARVTGEPGVCMGTVGPGAADLVPGVYAAWADSIPMVVLTAQNQTWKSYPERGSMQSLDQIGLFQPITKWSARVAHWKRIPELVHAAFRAAVSGRPRPVHLDLHVDVMVGTGDEESLDIAPPTRYRADRGPVAQAELIEQAARMLVEAERPLIHPGGGALRSGAWDEVRELAEYLSAPVTTSQGACGVIPEDHPLCLIPGGFGALGAQAMADVVLLVGGRLGDVDFWGQPPYWGEPDAQKLIQIDIEPQVVGLNRPVDLALIGDAKATLRALIDAVKRLTKPIPERPDMAEYRATQDAWLSQFAADAASDRKPIHPLRLMRDVRAFFPRDAITVVDGGNTNVWAHYLNRVYAPRSFLWAADSGQLGTGLPFAIGAKLAAPDRPVYAICGDGAFGLNIQELETAARLKLPFVVVVVNDGQWGMIKGAQMAAYDARYIGVDFDDVRYDLVARAMGCHGERVEEPSQITPALERAVKSGRPAVVDVVVDKWANLTPPDLENLDAVWMEGCELPW is encoded by the coding sequence ATGGGCGCGATCATGGGTGCTGATGTCCTGGTCAAATGCCTGATTCAGGAGAACGTGCGGTTTGTGTTCGGCATCCCGGGCGGGCAGTTGTGCCCGATTCTGGACGCCATACGCCGCTTCGGGGGCGACGCGGGTCTGCAGTTCATCATGACGCGGCACGAGCAGGCCGCCGCGCACATGGCCGACGCCTATGCCCGCGTTACGGGCGAGCCGGGCGTGTGCATGGGCACGGTGGGGCCTGGGGCTGCGGATCTGGTGCCCGGGGTGTACGCGGCTTGGGCCGACTCCATCCCGATGGTGGTGCTCACGGCCCAGAACCAGACCTGGAAGTCGTATCCGGAGCGCGGCTCCATGCAGTCGCTGGATCAAATCGGCCTGTTCCAGCCGATTACCAAGTGGAGCGCGCGGGTGGCCCACTGGAAACGCATCCCCGAACTGGTGCACGCGGCCTTCCGCGCGGCGGTGTCGGGGCGGCCCAGGCCGGTGCACCTGGATTTACACGTGGACGTGATGGTGGGGACCGGCGACGAGGAGTCGTTGGACATCGCCCCGCCGACCCGCTACCGCGCCGACCGTGGGCCCGTGGCGCAGGCCGAGTTGATAGAGCAGGCGGCGCGGATGTTGGTGGAGGCCGAGCGCCCGCTGATTCATCCGGGTGGCGGCGCGCTTCGTTCTGGCGCGTGGGACGAGGTGCGCGAACTGGCCGAGTATCTGTCGGCGCCCGTTACCACCAGCCAGGGCGCGTGCGGCGTCATCCCCGAGGATCATCCCCTGTGCCTGATTCCTGGCGGGTTCGGCGCGCTGGGGGCGCAGGCGATGGCCGACGTGGTGCTGCTGGTCGGCGGGCGGTTGGGCGATGTGGACTTTTGGGGCCAACCGCCCTACTGGGGCGAGCCCGATGCGCAGAAACTGATTCAGATTGACATTGAGCCGCAGGTGGTGGGGCTGAATCGGCCGGTGGATTTGGCCCTCATCGGCGACGCCAAGGCGACCCTGCGCGCGCTGATTGATGCGGTCAAGCGCCTCACGAAGCCCATCCCCGAACGCCCCGACATGGCCGAGTATCGCGCCACCCAGGACGCCTGGCTGTCGCAGTTCGCCGCCGATGCCGCGTCGGATCGGAAGCCCATCCACCCGCTGCGCCTGATGCGCGACGTGCGGGCCTTCTTCCCGCGCGACGCCATCACGGTGGTGGACGGCGGCAATACCAACGTGTGGGCGCACTACCTGAACCGCGTGTACGCGCCGCGCTCGTTTCTATGGGCCGCCGACTCGGGCCAACTGGGCACGGGGCTGCCCTTCGCCATCGGGGCGAAACTGGCCGCGCCCGACCGCCCGGTCTATGCCATCTGCGGCGACGGGGCCTTTGGCCTCAACATCCAGGAGTTGGAGACGGCGGCGCGGCTGAAGTTGCCGTTCGTCGTGGTCGTCGTCAACGATGGGCAGTGGGGGATGATCAAGGGCGCGCAGATGGCGGCCTACGACGCGCGCTACATCGGCGTGGACTTTGACGATGTGCGCTACGATTTGGTGGCGCGGGCGATGGGTTGCCACGGCGAGCGGGTGGAGGAGCCGTCGCAGATCACGCCGGCGCTGGAGCGCGCCGTCAAATCGGGCAGGCCCGCCGTGGTGGATGTAGTCGTGGACAAGTGGGCCAACCTGACGCCGCCCGACCTGGAGAACCTGGACGCCGTGTGGATGGAGGGCTGCGAACTCCCGTGGTGA
- the mutS gene encoding DNA mismatch repair protein MutS: MSTPVRRQYLAIKKRFPNTIVFFRLGDFYETFDEDAKTVAQVCDIVLTSRPVGKDQRVPLAGVPYHAVDGYLAKLIGAGYKVAIVEQVSDPKESKGLVAREVVRVVTPGTVVEPTLLDERRNNFLAALTLEDRRAGLAYVDITTGEFATTQFSGDDAMQEALQELARLQPAECLIPARPDAPERAALRGVECPITEWDAWRFDVQTAREALLQHFGVGTLAGFGCEGLPQAIRAAGAIVQYLQETQKAALAHLDSLTTYSTSHFMTLDASTRRNLELVATLRTGAVKGSLLGVLDLTRTSMGGRMLRQWLLQPLVEKAAIERRLDAVEALYNATPQRMKIRELLGGVGDLERLTNRLAQGIATPRDLLGLARALRRVPDVAAALDAILAGLPGGHPLAALRDRLNPCQAEADLIEVAIAEDAPATLANGGVIRPGYSDELDAIARASRDAKQWVAGLEQRERQRTGIKSLKVGYNKVFGYYIEVSKANMDRVPPDYVRKQTLVNGERFITPELKEYESLILNAQERRLELETRLYKELCERLATARGRMLDTGRALAELDVLASLAEVAVRNRYTRPEVAEDGIIDIREGRHPVVELTQKDEPFVPNDVRLVPGEGEIIILTGPNMAGKSTFLRQVALIVLMAQVGSFVPAQRAHIGIVDRIFTRIGAQDEIAAGQSTFMVEMVEVANILHHATSASLLILDEVGRGTSTYDGISIAWAVVEHIHNHPRLRAKTLFATHYHELTDLAGTLPRVRNFSMAVAEEGDRVIFLRKVIPGGADRSYGIHVAQLAGLPKSVIHRAEELLRELESGQNGAAIKPSAPRAKQLSFLTESDPVLQELRDLDISAMTPLEAINKLYEFQRRVGKG, encoded by the coding sequence ATGTCCACACCCGTTCGGCGACAGTATCTCGCCATCAAGAAACGATTTCCGAATACCATCGTCTTCTTCCGCCTGGGCGACTTCTACGAGACGTTTGACGAAGACGCGAAGACCGTCGCCCAGGTCTGCGACATCGTGCTGACCTCGCGGCCCGTGGGCAAAGACCAGCGCGTGCCCCTGGCGGGCGTCCCGTACCACGCGGTGGATGGCTATCTGGCGAAACTGATCGGGGCCGGCTACAAGGTCGCCATCGTGGAGCAGGTCAGCGACCCCAAGGAGAGCAAGGGGCTGGTGGCGCGCGAAGTCGTGCGGGTGGTAACGCCCGGCACCGTGGTAGAGCCGACGCTGCTGGACGAGCGGCGCAACAACTTCCTGGCGGCGCTGACGCTGGAAGACCGGCGGGCCGGCCTTGCCTACGTGGACATCACAACAGGCGAGTTTGCGACGACGCAGTTCTCGGGCGACGACGCAATGCAGGAGGCGCTCCAAGAACTGGCGCGCCTGCAACCCGCCGAATGCCTCATCCCCGCCCGCCCCGACGCGCCCGAGCGGGCAGCCCTTCGCGGTGTGGAGTGTCCCATCACCGAATGGGACGCCTGGCGCTTTGACGTGCAGACGGCGCGGGAGGCGCTGCTCCAGCATTTCGGCGTGGGCACGCTGGCCGGCTTTGGCTGCGAGGGCCTCCCCCAGGCCATCCGCGCCGCGGGCGCCATCGTCCAGTACCTGCAGGAGACGCAGAAGGCGGCGCTGGCGCATCTGGACTCGCTGACGACCTACAGCACCTCGCACTTTATGACGCTGGATGCCTCCACGCGGCGCAACCTGGAACTGGTGGCGACGCTCCGCACCGGCGCGGTGAAAGGGTCGCTGCTGGGCGTGCTGGACCTGACGCGCACGTCCATGGGCGGGCGCATGTTGCGGCAGTGGCTGCTCCAGCCGCTGGTGGAGAAGGCAGCCATTGAGCGGCGACTGGACGCGGTGGAGGCGCTGTACAACGCCACGCCGCAGCGCATGAAGATTCGCGAACTGCTGGGCGGGGTGGGGGATTTGGAGCGGCTGACCAACCGCCTGGCGCAGGGGATCGCCACGCCGCGCGACTTGTTGGGCCTGGCGCGGGCGCTGCGCCGCGTGCCCGACGTGGCCGCCGCGCTAGATGCGATTCTGGCGGGGTTGCCCGGCGGCCATCCGCTGGCGGCGCTGCGCGACAGGCTCAACCCATGCCAGGCCGAAGCCGACCTCATTGAGGTTGCCATCGCCGAGGACGCGCCGGCCACGCTGGCCAACGGCGGGGTGATTCGCCCGGGCTATTCGGACGAGTTGGACGCCATCGCCAGGGCCTCGCGGGACGCCAAGCAGTGGGTCGCGGGGCTGGAGCAGCGCGAGCGCCAGCGCACCGGCATCAAGTCGCTGAAGGTGGGCTACAACAAGGTCTTCGGCTACTATATTGAGGTCAGCAAGGCCAACATGGACCGCGTGCCGCCCGACTACGTGCGCAAGCAGACGCTGGTCAACGGCGAGCGGTTCATCACGCCGGAGTTGAAGGAGTACGAGTCGCTCATCCTGAACGCGCAGGAGCGGCGGCTGGAGTTGGAGACGCGCCTGTACAAGGAACTGTGCGAGCGGCTGGCGACGGCGCGGGGGCGCATGCTGGACACCGGGCGCGCCCTGGCCGAGTTGGACGTGCTGGCGTCGCTGGCCGAGGTGGCGGTTCGCAACCGCTACACGCGCCCCGAAGTCGCCGAGGATGGCATCATTGACATCCGCGAAGGACGACATCCCGTCGTGGAACTCACCCAGAAGGACGAGCCGTTCGTGCCCAACGACGTGCGGCTGGTGCCCGGCGAAGGCGAAATCATCATCCTGACCGGCCCCAACATGGCGGGCAAGAGCACGTTTCTGCGGCAGGTGGCGCTGATCGTGCTGATGGCGCAGGTGGGGAGTTTTGTCCCCGCCCAGCGCGCGCACATCGGCATCGTGGACCGCATCTTCACGCGCATCGGCGCGCAGGACGAGATCGCCGCCGGCCAGTCCACGTTTATGGTGGAGATGGTGGAGGTGGCGAACATCCTGCACCATGCCACGTCGGCCAGCCTGCTCATTCTGGACGAGGTGGGGCGCGGCACCAGCACCTACGATGGCATCTCCATCGCATGGGCGGTGGTGGAGCACATCCATAATCATCCGCGCCTGCGCGCCAAGACGCTGTTCGCGACGCACTACCACGAGTTGACGGACCTGGCGGGGACGCTGCCGCGGGTGCGGAACTTCAGCATGGCGGTGGCCGAGGAGGGCGACCGGGTCATCTTCTTGCGCAAGGTCATCCCGGGCGGAGCCGACCGCAGTTACGGCATCCACGTGGCGCAACTGGCCGGGTTGCCGAAGTCGGTGATTCATCGGGCCGAGGAGTTGCTGCGCGAGTTGGAGTCGGGGCAGAACGGGGCGGCGATCAAGCCCAGCGCGCCGCGGGCGAAGCAGTTGAGTTTTCTCACGGAGTCGGACCCGGTGCTGCAGGAGTTGCGCGACCTGGACATCAGCGCCATGACGCCGCTGGAGGCCATCAACAAGTTGTACGAGTTCCAGCGGCGAGTGGGGAAGGGGTAA